AAACGACAATTTTTCGGAGCGGGTAAAAATTGCGCTTAGGGATTCTGGCAATAGGTTGCTCTTGTCCAACAATGATTCCATTTCACTGGTATTGCCCGTAGTTGAATTGGATGGGAATAGCTTTGAAGTGTCCTTTCAAAAAAAGCTATCCGTTGTGCCGGATAGTCTGGTCAAAATTGTGGCCCAAAGTTTGGAAGCTTCAAATTTGCCCAATAGTTATATTGTTGAAGTTATCCATCGTGATAGTGGAGAGGTCTCTTATAGCTACGAAATCAAAAAGGATGTTGAAAAGAATATCATCCCGTGCATTGGTCGGAATTTACCTAGTGACAATTATAAAATAAAAATACTTTTTACACAGCAACCATCAGCTTTGCCGTTGGATACGAATTACTCCTTAATGTCTTTGGTGGCGATAGGTTTCCTGGGATTTGGATTGCTCTATTGGAAGAAGGGGAAATCAAATACTTCCGAAGTTGAAATCCCGAGGTTTCGGAAGATTGGGAGCTATGAATTCCACAAAGAGCAGAATAAACTGGTCAAGGGCAATATCACCATTGAACTTACTTCAAAAGAATGTCAATTGATTGCCATATTTAGCGAAAAACCGAACCAGATCATAAAACGGGAATTACTCCTTAAGGAAGTGTGGGAGGACAACGGTGTTTTTGTGGGCAGAAGCTTAGATACCTTTATATCCAAGATCAGGAAAAAATTCAAGCATGACGATTCGGTTAATCTCGTGAATGTACATGGGGTGGGCTATAGGCTTGAGATCTCTTAAAACCGGACTTACTATAAAACGAAGGGTAAAATCGCTGCCACTCCGCATGGTGGACACGTTTTGTAAGGAAAATGAAGTTCTGTCCAAGA
The sequence above is a segment of the Muricauda sp. SCSIO 64092 genome. Coding sequences within it:
- a CDS encoding winged helix-turn-helix domain-containing protein — its product is MMKQRKSLILLSFAILISFALLGYIGIDENDNFSERVKIALRDSGNRLLLSNNDSISLVLPVVELDGNSFEVSFQKKLSVVPDSLVKIVAQSLEASNLPNSYIVEVIHRDSGEVSYSYEIKKDVEKNIIPCIGRNLPSDNYKIKILFTQQPSALPLDTNYSLMSLVAIGFLGFGLLYWKKGKSNTSEVEIPRFRKIGSYEFHKEQNKLVKGNITIELTSKECQLIAIFSEKPNQIIKRELLLKEVWEDNGVFVGRSLDTFISKIRKKFKHDDSVNLVNVHGVGYRLEIS